One region of Miscanthus floridulus cultivar M001 chromosome 19, ASM1932011v1, whole genome shotgun sequence genomic DNA includes:
- the LOC136529888 gene encoding uncharacterized protein gives MTTVTGSSASRSVAKRLRPELPLIICGKCKQKIVMEYRVKRQGPNKGRVFYKCPDRDWEGNGCDGWYWEEDYATYVQNLGALEVAAAADEAIMSRHWMYNADRRSQDFIEGLHYFLGVAEANKRDGFICCPCALCKNLKEYSSSMSLHSHLLKSGFMSNYICWTKHGESGVMMEEGEGEDLDIDDIIAQYGAFDDTTMGGDEEEVAVEDDLGDALGDAIRDAQQEWESEKEKVKLERMLEDHRKLLYPTAEEGQKKLGTTLELLQWKAKNGVSDKAFGNLLNLIKKMLPKPNELPTTTYEAKKVVCPLGLKIQKIHACPNDCILYHGNEYENLDECPVCKASRYKIRRDDPGDVEGEQRPRKKIPAKVMWYAPIIPRLKRLFRNKDHAKLLRWYKEDRKVDNMLRHPADGSQWRAIDREFSEFANEARNLRFALSTDGMNPFGQQSTSPRQPGNDIDVYLKPLVEELLVLWNKPGVRVWDEYKQEHFDLRAMLFVTINDWPALSNLSGQTNKGYNACTHCFDDLDSIYLKRCRKVMYLGHRRFLPLNHQVRKKGKHFKGKPDHRKKPHNRTGEDVLAMVKDVKVVFGKGQGSESVPKDANGHAPMWKKKSIFWELPYWQVLETGDGRHYLSPASYTLSKEERDSMFECLSSIKVPSGFSSNIKGIINVPDKKFLNLKSHDCHVLMTQLLPVALRGILPPHVRLATVKLCAFLNAISQKAINPVELATLQNDVVQCLVSFELVFPPSFFNIMTHILVHLVKEISILGPVFLHNMFPFERFMGVLKKYVKVRSKPEGSIAQGYGTEEVIEFCVDFIPDIAPIGVPESRHEGRLSGKGTLGKKTYIGMEDDYFNKAHYTVLQNSSLVHPYIEIHKEFLRSKQPSWHILTYQGYEINGNTFYTVAQDKRSTNQNSGVRIDGTDPNGNIQTYYGRIEEIWELDYAPNFKVPLFRCQWVKLTGGGVTVDKEYGMTTVDLNNIGYKEEPFVLAADVSQVFYVKDMSTKSKRGKNEDINSMINEPKRHIILSGKINIVGIEDKSDMSEDYERNVRIPPFIVKKDPSIMLNDEDTPWLRQDHNQGSYVKKKFTVVPA, from the exons atgacaactgttaccggatcctcggcctctcgttcggttgcgaaacgactgaggccagaactccctctcattatctgcggcaagtgtaagcagaagattgtgatggagtaccgagtcaagagacagggacccaacaagggtcgtgttttctacaagtgcccggatcgcgat tgggagggcaatggatgcgatggttggtactgggaggaagattatgctacatacgtgcagaatttgggtgcgcttgaggtagcggctgctgctgatgaggca attatgtcacgccattggatgtacaatgccgatcgccgctcccaagactttatagagggcttgcactatttcttaggtgtggccgaggcaaataagcgggatggtttcatatgctgtccatgtgccctatgtaagaatttaaaggaatattcaagctcaatgagtcttcattcacatttgcttaagtcaggtttcatgtcaaactatatatgttggactaagcatggagaaagcggggtcatgatggaagaaggtgaaggagaagatttagacattgatgacattattgctcagtatggtgcctttgatgatactacaatggggggagatgaagaagaggtagcggtagaagatgatctcggtgatgctcttggcgatgccattcgtgatgcacaacaagaatgggaaagtgaaaaagagaaagttaagttggagcgcatgcttgaggatcataggaagttgctatacccgacggccgaagaggggcaaaaaaagctgggtacaacactggaattgctacagtggaaggcaaagaatggtgtatccgataaggcatttgggaatttattaaacctcataaagaagatgcttccgaagccaaatgaattgcccaccactacgtacgaagcaaaaaaggttgtctgccctttgggattaaaaatccagaagatacatgcatgtcctaatgactgtatcctctaccatggcaatgaatacgagaatttggatgaatgcccggtatgtaaagcatcgcggtataagatcaggcgcgatgatcctggtgacgtcgagggtgaacaacgtcctagaaagaaaatccctgccaaggttatgtggtatgctcctataataccacgcttaaaacgtttgttcagaaataaagaccacgcaaagttgttgcggtggtataaagaagaccgtaaggtagacaatatgctgagacacccagctgatgggtcccagtggagagcgatagacagagaattttcagagtttgcaaatgaggctagaaacttaaggttcgccttaagtacagatggtatgaatccttttggacagcagagcacta gtccgaggcaacctggcaacgatattgatgtatatctgaagccattagttgaagaacttctagttttatggaacaaaccaggtgtacgtgtctgggatgagtacaaacaagaacactttgacctacgagcaatgttgttcgtaaccatcaatgattggcctgctttaagtaatctttcaggtcagacaaacaaaggatataatgcatgcacacattgttttgatgaccttgacagtatatatttgaaaagatgtcgaaaggtcatgtaccttggccatcgtcgattccttcctttgaatcaccaagtaagaaagaaagggaagcattttaaaggtaagccagaccaccggaagaagcctcataaccgaaccggggaagatgtactcgcaatggtcaaggatgtgaaagtagtatttggaaagggacaaggcagtgaatctgttcccaaagatgctaatggacatgcacccatgtggaagaagaagtccatcttttgggagctaccctattggcaagtcctagag acaggtgatggacgtcattacttaagtcctgctagctacacgcttagcaaagaagagagggacagcatgttcgaatgtctaagcagcatcaaggtcccatcgggattctcctccaatataaagggtataataaatgtgccagataaaaaattcctaaacttaaagtcccacgactgccacgtgcttatgacgcaattgcttccagttgctttaagaggaattctacctccacatgtacgtctagccaccgtgaagctatgtgcatttctcaatgcaatttctcagaaggcaatcaatccagtggaactagctactctacagaatgatgtggttcaatgtcttgtcagctttgagttggtgttccctccatccttctttaatatcatgacacacatcctagttcatttggtgaaggagattagtattcttggacctgtgttcttacataacatgttccccttcgagaggtttatgggagtcttgaagaaatatgtgaaagtccgttctaagcctgaaggaagcatcgcccagggctatggaacagaggaggtcattgagttctgtgttgactttattcctgacattgccccgattggcgttcccgaatcacgacatgaggggagactcagtggtaaaggaactttagggaagaaaacatatatcggcatggaagacgattatttcaataaagcacactacacagttcttcagaactcgtcattggtgcatccgtacatcgagatacataaggagttcttacgatccaa gcagccatcgtggcatatcctcacgtaccaagggtacgagataaatgggaatacattttacacagttgcccaagataaaaggagcaccaatcaaaatagtggtgttcgcatagatggcacagatccaaatgggaatatacaaacatattatggccgcatagaagagatatgggaactagactacgcacctaattttaaagtccctttgttccggtgccaatgggtgaagctgaccggaggaggggtaacagtcgacaaagagtatggaatgacaacagtggacctcaacaatattggatacaaagaggaaccattcgtccttgctgccgatgtgagtcaggtgttctatgtgaaagacatgtctacaaaatcaaagagaggaaaaaacgaagacatcaactcaatgatcaatgagccaaagcgccacataattctttctgggaaaataaatatagtaggaattgaagacaagtcagacatgtcagaagattacgaaagaaatgtccgaattccacccttcatagtgaagaaagatccaagcatcatgttaaatgatgaagacactccatggttacgacaagatcataaccaagggtcatacgtcaagaagaaattcactgttgtgcccgcatga